In Nicotiana tabacum cultivar K326 chromosome 17, ASM71507v2, whole genome shotgun sequence, one DNA window encodes the following:
- the LOC107764049 gene encoding histone H2B-like has protein sequence MAPKAEKKPAEKNLVPEKSEVPAEKKSKAGKKLPKDVGPVVGEKKKKKVKKSSETYKIYIFKVLKQVHPDIGISSKAMGIMNSFINDIFEKLAQEASKLARYNKKPTITSREIQTAVRLVLPGELAKHAVSEGTKAVTKFTSS, from the coding sequence ATGGCTCCGAAAGCAGAGAAGAAACCCGCTGAAAAGAATCTGGTACCGGAAAAATCTGAAGTTCCGGCGGAGAAGAAGTCAAAAGCTGGTAAAAAGCTCCCTAAAGACGTCGGTCCCGTCGTcggagaaaagaagaagaagaaggtgaagaAGAGTTCGGAGACGTACAAGATCTATATATTCAAAGTGCTAAAACAAGTGCATCCCGATATAGGAATTTCGAGCAAAGCGATGGGAATAATGAACAGTTTTATTAACGATATATTTGAGAAACTTGCTCAAGAAGCTTCTAAATTAGCGCGGTATAATAAGAAGCCTACAATTACGTCGAGGGAAATTCAGACGGCGGTTAGATTGGTATTGCCTGGTGAATTGGCGAAGCATGCTGTTTCTGAAGGGACTAAAGCTGTTACCAAGTTTACTAGCTCTTGA